A genomic segment from Bacteroidota bacterium encodes:
- a CDS encoding glucosaminidase domain-containing protein — protein sequence MNIFSGNTLFLMMLFFLPGLTASGQRDPVTEKYIETYKDIAIQKMQEYRIPASITLAQGVLESGSGTSDLARKANNHFGIKCHSWNGRKFYQDDDAKNECFRKYRTAEESFRDHSLFLTQRSRYASLFDLEITDYKAWAHGLKKAGYATNPKYPQLLIRIIEEYQLYAYDRDAEPIILTKKSPRKATEATNGTVTAAPDPAVSEFPVQPSKIVIQTGPGGRAIYSNNGVKFIYAEEGDNFSTIAEDFNIYSWQVYRYNDLDKKEKIHTNQIIYLEKKKNKAQKDFHEVTPGETMHKISQLYAIRLKTLYKKNNMEEGSEPVTGQKIKLR from the coding sequence ATGAATATATTTTCCGGTAATACATTATTTCTCATGATGTTATTCTTCCTGCCCGGTTTAACCGCCAGCGGGCAACGGGATCCTGTTACCGAAAAATATATTGAAACTTACAAGGACATTGCCATACAGAAGATGCAGGAATACCGCATTCCGGCCAGCATCACACTCGCACAGGGAGTTCTGGAATCAGGAAGCGGCACCAGTGATTTGGCACGAAAGGCCAACAATCATTTTGGTATCAAGTGTCATTCCTGGAATGGGAGAAAGTTTTATCAGGATGACGATGCAAAAAACGAATGTTTCCGGAAATACCGCACTGCGGAAGAATCATTCCGCGACCACTCTCTCTTTTTAACCCAGCGCAGCCGTTATGCCTCTTTATTTGATCTGGAGATCACCGATTACAAAGCCTGGGCTCACGGATTAAAAAAGGCCGGTTATGCTACAAATCCAAAATACCCGCAATTGTTGATACGCATTATAGAAGAATACCAGTTATATGCATATGACCGGGACGCCGAACCCATTATCCTGACTAAAAAATCACCCAGGAAAGCTACGGAAGCGACCAATGGGACTGTAACGGCTGCACCCGATCCTGCGGTTTCGGAATTCCCGGTCCAGCCATCCAAGATAGTTATTCAAACAGGTCCTGGAGGACGGGCCATTTACAGCAATAACGGAGTAAAATTTATTTATGCTGAAGAGGGTGACAATTTCTCAACCATTGCTGAGGATTTCAACATTTATTCCTGGCAGGTATATCGTTATAACGATCTGGACAAAAAAGAAAAGATCCATACCAACCAGATCATTTATTTAGAAAAGAAGAAAAACAAAGCCCAGAAGGACTTTCACGAGGTTACACCAGGGGAAACCATGCACAAAATATCCCAGCTTTATGCCATCAGGCTGAAAACTCTCTACAAGAAAAACAACATGGAAGAAGGAAGCGAGCCTGTTACCGGTCAGAAAATCAAACTGCGTTAA
- a CDS encoding class I SAM-dependent methyltransferase — protein MEKIRKYFPDLTGKMVDQMGKLEDLYRYWNARINVVSRKDIDSLMERHVLHSLSIARIIGFSQGSRIMDAGTGGGFPGIPLAIVFPEAEFTLVDSIGKKV, from the coding sequence ATGGAAAAGATTAGGAAATATTTCCCGGATTTAACCGGAAAAATGGTCGACCAAATGGGAAAGCTTGAAGATCTTTACCGGTATTGGAATGCCAGGATCAATGTAGTATCCAGGAAAGACATTGACAGCCTGATGGAAAGGCATGTCCTCCATTCCCTTAGCATTGCCAGGATCATTGGCTTTTCTCAGGGAAGCCGTATCATGGATGCCGGAACCGGTGGCGGTTTCCCCGGTATCCCTCTTGCTATCGTTTTTCCTGAAGCTGAATTCACCCTCGTAGATTCCATCGGTAAAAAAGT